The DNA region GGGCGGGGTGCAGATCTTTTCATGTTTTCCACCGTTTTCGCCGTATCTCGCCGTTGACCGATTATGATGACCTCGGGCAGATAATTCGGGAGGAAATGTTCTTTACCGCGTACCCGGCCCGATAGCTTTAACCGAAGTTCACAGCACCGCCGAGACACAGCACGTTCGCTTATCTTCTAATAAGACCTTTGATGCTGCTGCATCGTTTCCTGGGACGGTTGGAGGCTTCGTAAAGGTTCTTGGAGCCTATTTGCGTCGAGCGAGAGTATGACGATCTGTGTGCTACAGCCTCTGCAGCCTGAGCCAACAGAGACTGGATATGGCGCAATACGCCCTGAATGTGGCTGATGAGAATGGCTTGCTGGATTCTGTGCGGCTACGGTGACAACGTCATCATCGGAAAGTGGCTGGTGAAAAGCTCCCCAGCAGCTTCATCACTCCAAACAGCTCTGCAGCAGCAAGGCAACACACCACATATATGAAGATATATAACCTGACGTACAATTTCCTAGCGACCCAAGAACAATAGCTCGTTAGGTTAGTGCTCTGCTCAATCATTATTGCATCATAATTAAATTGTACTATCTGCCGgcgcacgtacacacaccCGTCCAGCTCGCGAGCTGCGCGTACCACGATTCAACCAAACTACGAATACTTGACTTCGtctcgatctctctctctctctctctctatctctccgtCTTGAACCGTTCAAATGCTTCAATTCCTGCAAAAACCGTAATAATGTACTCCCGGGAGGGGATTCTACCATTACGTTTCGCAGCGTCCTTCATCTGCGGCAAAAGGGGAGCCATTCTATTTGATTACCTCCCCCGTGCCTTTCTGTGCTCGATAGCCCCTCTGTTTGGACGCGGAAAGGGTGACTGCCGTCACGGATAAATCGGTCAAGCTCGGACGACCTACCCCGCCCGCTGCTCAGacgaaacggaacgaaacCGTGGCCCCGAAAAACGCAGGCAGAGGCAAAGCCGTTCCCATCCTCGGAACCCTGGGAGGGATCGCCGGTCGATTGGGTGGCAAATCGTGACGTGATTTTCtttcgcgtttttttgttttgtttttgtttccagtCTTCCTTCGGCGCAAGGAATCGGAATAAGAACTTTCATCCTCTACCTTATGGGGTCGTCAACCGATCATTTTGCGCATGGAGTATGAGGGGGGAGTGACGGGATCTTAAACTTTTTGTCGCTGCGGTCTTGCCCCCGAACTGATGGCAAAGAGACAAGCTGCCGGTGTGCTGGTGAACGCAACGTCTCAACCTGTCTTCGGATGTCATAAACAGAAGCGACCGTCAACACGGCTTCCAAGAGTCAGTGCTTGAAATGTTAAATGATAAAAGAGCGTTTCAATCTCAACAACTCGAGGCGCTCACGTAGTCTATCCGTTGCGTGCGCTGCTCAATAACATGACCGTCAAGAGTTCTAATCTTGTATGGGTCCATGGGATGCTAGAAGAAATGTTATTCAATTTGATCGCCTATTCTTCTTGTATATAATACATCCAACactaaattattcaaaactgAAACGCTACGAAATGTTCCAATACATCAGGAAGAGAGCCTGTTTGTATATCTCTGCAACAGGCTCTTTTTTCAGCAAGCTTGTTATGAGCCTCACTGATAGCAAACCCACAAAACTAACAGAAACGAACGCGTCGTCACCATTGTGCGTCGTCTCTCCTTTCTCTCGAGAGTCTCTTGCCCTCCAGTGGAGATTGTTTGGCACAGCTGCGAACGATCGATATGTCAACGATCGACGTCGCCCGCCCGATGACGTGAGCGGTTCCGTTTTCGTTCCCACACCACCACTCCGGCATGCAACACACTCACCATCGATGCGTTCTATCGCTGTTTCTCGCTTCCACCATCCACCATCCAATTTGATGGATGTAATGTACACGTGTGTatggatgtgtgtgcgtgcctgtTGTAGGTATGTGACTCATGGGTACATGAGAACAGAACCACGCGAACGAGACAGTATTGACATTCCATCGGAGGTCAGCCGATTCCCATACCCACCACCACGCGCTCAATCGATGCCGCACGGTCCCGAGCGTGCTCGAAGGCCGATGACCGATAAAAAGCCCCCGcatcccactctctctctctcgctctatctctctctctgcccaGTTTGCGCCGCTTGCGGGTGGAGACGAACGTTACCGGTTACCGGAGACCCGCGGCGAACTGTCCGATTCGTGAGTACGATAACGTCCGTCGAAGGGTTCGTTGTTATTGCCTTCCGCtgtccatacacacacacacacacacacagacactgcCAAACAACGGTTCTAACGGTACACGAGAGCGCGCCTCTGACCGTGTGGCCGGAGGGGTTTAACGGTGAAAGAGGCGGTTGGTGCCAGGGACACACTGCCGCTTCAAGTTCACGGGACCGTATGTATTGATTTTGACCGCAGCGGCTCGATGGAAGCGGAACTCCCGAAAGATGCAACAAAGTGCGGACGGGGTATCTCGAAAAGCGATGAATCTCTAGCCCAGCATTCCAGCGTGCATAGTCGCTAAGATGAGACGGTCTTGAACTTCATTTGCCTACAAATTCTTGACATATCTAGACTATGCAGATGACTCGGAGGAGGCACCCTTATCTTGCACACAACTCCGACAGCTGAAGGAGAGCTTCAGCCGCAGAGACCTTGCCAACCCTTTGCGACGAACTCCGtgcatgggggggggggggggggcaagcAGGACCAGCAGTACCTTTGATGAGGAGCCGTCTCCACACCCAAGGTTAACGGGTTACGCGGGAGCTGCGTGACCACTATTGACCCGCTTTTCACCAGGATGTGTTGCGTGTCCGTCACTTCATGTGCACTTGGTGTATGGTGCGTGCGCGACGAACCTTCTGCACCCTCTCGTGACCCGACCCGTACAACACCCCGTACGTGAGCTGTAAAATCACAAATAATTAAGATGATAATTTAGATTAACTTATTGCCACCACCAGTGGTACGGCACCACTGGCGGACTTTTTACACGTACACCGTTCCTCGGTGACGGTTGCGCACGCCATTTGCGCACCCCCCCGGGCCAGCTTGCTGGATTGGATGGAAATGGTTTTGCAGCGATTGGAACGGCTCGCTGTGCCGTAAATGGTTTTCGCTTAGCGATGATAAACGAACCCAAACACTGCACCCTTTTTGCCCACTTTTAAGACCCCCGCGCCGCTCCTTCGTTGCAGGAGGTAGTCAGCGGgtgtttagtgtgtgtgtgtgtgtgtgtgtaagtttgCATAATTAAAGCTACACAAACCATAAACAAGTCGCACGTTATACTTCCTAGTGTACGTCGACGTACTCTGGTCAGACGTGCAGCTGAGAGCCAgtcgcgcgcgtgtgtgtgtgtgtgtgtttgtgtggtttccCACGTCCCTTAACTCATCAGCTGCAACTGTCCAGCCAGAAATGGTCAGCCTCTAGCGCCCCTTCCAGTCCTTTTCGCAACAAAGCTCCAAAGCTTGTGAAGGGCTTGTGTCAGCTTATTAGCGGACGCGGGACACTTTAAGATAGGGCAGCAACGGCGTGACACCACTCCAAGGGGCGGGGGGATGGAGGTAACCGGCACGGTGCCATGCTCGGAACAAAGCGCGCACCAGATAAACCCAACGAAACCGGTCAAAGTGCGACAACCGAAGGCGATAATTCTAGCACTATGGGCGCAAAAAAAGCCACACTAGACGCGCCCCATGCTGCGTGTCCTGGGCCGCGCTACCAAAAAGGGGACCGTGGTTGCAGTGGTTCCCATGCGCGGGCGGAACGGCGCACACCGCGCCTTGCAGGAGACGGGGTCGCGAGGCAGCCGCGCAAGATCGATGATGTTCGACCGCCCCGCGGGACGGTTGTGCTGCTCGGGCCGGCAGGAAAGGTCGATCGTGTTGCGGTTCGTGAAGTGTGGCCTGCTTGGTGGCACGGTTTTTTGCACCTTTGTCTCGGGTTTGCGTCGCTCTGGTGGTGTGATTGCCAAGCGAGATTAGATAACGTAACCGGGACACCCCCACCCCGGGGACTTATTTATTCGCCcagcgcgcgagcgcgcgcgcggttGTCCCATGTTGTTTGCCCGCCCCAGGGCAAGCGACGGCGGGATGGGATTAAGCCCACAGCCGAAAGGGTGTAGAATTTTGTGAGTTGTTCAGATTGAATGCTGCAAGCAGATAATCGTGTGCTGGAATGTGTTCTGCGATGCAGCAGGGCAGACTGGGGGAGTCAATATCGCCTTACATAACTTGGGCAATCAACAGTCCTTTCGTAGAAGCTGTTCAGCCCCCTCacccgttctttttttttctcatacacAGTTAAGCAACTCTCGTTTGCGGTTAGAGCGTTGGAGGTCATCTTTGCTCAACCGCAAACGCGCGCAAGGAACACTGCAATCACTTGTGACCCTCTGGTACTGATTGCGATTCCGCGCTCGAAATAGGGAAATTGCCCGCATCCCGGAAGCGTAGTGCCCGGCATCCTTGCCACAGCGCTAGACAGTCGTGTAGTCGGCCGGAACCTCACGTCGCGAGGCCCATAAAGCAGAAACTAATATGCAAATTGGCGCAACACGTCCACGATCGGCACCACGGCCCCGAAACCTTTCCATTTGCATTAGCCATTTATCTCCGAGCGTTACATTTAATTGACAGTTTGGCAGAGTGGAAGATCGCCGCCGTCATTAAATCCTTCCAGCCGAAGTGCAGAATgcttgtacacacacacacacacacacacatacacacgcagaCGGGAACGAGCGGCGCCTGCATTGTATAATGCCGCTCCACTCACCGATAGCTTGCCGTCGTCTAGAAAATGACTGCAACTGCAAGACGAAggtgcaaaccaaaaaaaaaaaaaagaaaaaagtcaCACAACTCCATCTCAGGGATTACTCAGCCACAAAACCGCAAACAGTGTGACAAGGGCCTCCTCTCCCGTACGCCCGCACCCAGCAACAATTATTCGCGCTTTCAGCAGTTAATGATTATTGATTGGGAGTTAACTTGTACTGCTGGTACGCCTGTGATGCTCCAATGCTTTGGATGAGTTGTCCAGCGGGATCTTATGTGACAGAGTAGGTCACACGTTGTTTAAAAAAGTTTTGGGTAATGTcctacaaaaaaagggaaattgttTGAGGTACTAACCCGACTTCACATGCAAAGCGGTGCTTTTTTCTTAACGGAATCTGGCGATATTGACAGCAGCATAATATCTCCTGGGAGAAAGAAGTAATATTCGAAGGATGCAACGCTAGAGGACTTAGTTTTGTGAGAATTCAGGCCTTTGCTTAATGCTTATCTAATGTCCATTTCTGTTCTTCTCCTTCCACCAGCCACATAAAGATGACGCGCAACGGCGTGACGTGCGCGGGAGCGTACAGCAGTACCAGCGGCAGAAGGAAACGACCGGACCACACCAGCCCTAGGATCCCGCTCACGCTAGCCCTGCTGGCGCTCGCGGCCTGCTGGCCGGAAGCGGCCGGACTCGACCCAAAGTTCGACCCGTCCACCCGGATGGGGCTCGTGCTGGTGCCGGCCGACGCAACCGTCGGCTCCGTCATCTACCGGTTGCGGGCCTCCGACGAAGAGTTCGAGTACCCGCTCCAGTTTGAGCTAGTCGGTAGGTACACGAATGGATGCCCTGGGTCACGGGGAACACAGGGTCTGCCTCCAGGTGCACTACGATCACATTGATATTGATCGTCTATTTTGCTCTCCGTTTTCTTCCGCCACAGGCGATGCGTCGTCGTCGACGGTACAGATCGAGACGCTGCCCTGCACCAAGTTCAACTCCATCTGCCAGGCCAATGTGATTCTGACGCGGCGGCTCGAACCGGGCCGCTACTACGACTTCCAGGTGTCGGTGAAGGACACCAAGGGCGGCATGTCGGTGCAGAGCTGCTCGATCACTGCCACCAACTTTACCACGCCGCACGACGTCATCTTTCCGCACAAGGCGGGCATCATCATGGTGCCGGAGGTAGGTCGCGAAAACAGAGCTGCCCTGCGGAACGTGGGTTTTGGGGCACAAGGAATATACTGCAGGGACTGGGGCAGTCTCTCCACCCATCAAACGTAGGCCAATGTGGCTGCTCTTGGCTGTTCCAATTTCGAACGCTCACGGTTAGCGACAACGGCTAGAACTtgtcttccttttcttccacCATAAACTTAATGCATTCACTTCTAGCGGCATAACCGCAACGAAGACACGGCTAACCACAAACAGCGGACCGAAGATCATCAAttccaacaaaacacacgcttGTGTGCTAAGCCTCACCCCCGGCGGGTTTCTGTGCCGGAAGCGGAGCGCAAAACAATGCATTACCATTTATCATTTCATTGCTGGCCAGCTTCTTGACGTTGCCAACGTTCCTTCTCCTCCCCTTGAGGTCCCTGTCGTGTGCGATGACGGGTTTCCACAGTTCCTAGTATGGAGTGACCGTAGACTGAGATCTGTGCATTTGTGTATCACATTTATTGTTCACGAGCTGTGTGCCGCTGCGGTGAACAATTGTCCCTGCAAAATGGTGCAAGATTCGCAAGACGCAGGAATCTAATTAACCTATATTTGCTCGATGCGATGGGTTGGAGGGGAGCAATGGTGTCGTCTACGGAAGGTTCTTGCAAGTTCAGAGATGTCTATATTGCATTTGCTATCTGAGCTAGTCTATTTGGGCTATTGGGCAGCAGATGCGGCTGGGAGAAACTATCTCAATTCTTCCCCCAGAATTCGAAGTGCCCACTTTTCAACGCCTTCTCCAACATCTCCAACCGTTGTATCGTTTCAGGATGCTAAAAAAGGAACCGAGCTGGACTACGTTCTGGCGAACAAAAATCCATTGTTCCAGAAGCCTGTGTATCTAGAGCTATGGGTAAGTAAACAACACCGCTCCAACTCCTAGTACGTCTTCACACACAACCCCGCATTCCTTCTCCGTCTCGTATCACCAGGGATCACCACTGTTCGGTATTCGCCAGAAGTTCATATCGCCCGAGACGGCCGAAGGCACCATCTTTCTGCTCGGTCAGCTAGACTTTGAAAAGCAAGCAATGTACCATCTGACGGTACTGGCAAACGTAAGTAGCGCAGACACGTTGTTGTTGACAACGCTCTTACGCCTCCCTATCTCTCCCACGCTTCTCACAGGACGCGTACGCAGAGCCGGGGCAGGATACGCGCAACATTGCCGGGCTGGAGGTGGTCATCATCGTGGAGGACGTGCAGGACGTGCCGCCCGTGTTTACGGTGGCCCCACCGGTAACACGTCTTCCGGCCGGGCTCATACCCGGCGACAAGGTAAGAGGCGATGAACCTTGCCGCACCGTCCGTCACTAAGGTAACGACCGCTTGTTTGCTCGCTCTAACAGGTACTCCAGGTGCATGCCGAGGACGGTGACAAAGGGGTGCCGCGCGAGATCCGGTACGGGCTAGTGTCGGAGGGCAACCCGTTTACGTCCTTTTTCGACATCAACGAAACGAGTGGTAAGATATGACGCGTGCAATGTGCTAGTCTGTATCTCACGCTTCTATTGCTCTCCAGGTGAGATATCGCTGCTCCGACCGCTGGACGACATACTGGCACTGACGCACGCAGGCGATCCCGTCCTGCTGACGGTGATCGCGGAGGAGGTAAAGGTGAGCCGCGATGAGCCGCCCGCCATGGCGACGACGGTGCAGCTTGCCTTCTTCCTGCCGGAGCGCAGCAACTCGCCGCCCTACTTCGAGAACGACCAGTAAGTGCTGCCGAGAGACTCGTCCCCCCCCCTTGAAGCGGGTTGTTTCACTCTCCCCATCTGCTCGCTCTGTTTCAGCTACGTCGCCCGGCTAGACGAGAACGCAGCCCCCGGCACGGTGCTGACCTTCACCGACCCGTACACACCGCGCGTGATGGACGATGATGCCGGCAAGAACGGCGTGTTCTCGCTGACCCTGCTCGGCAACAACGGTACGTTCGAGATCTCGCCGAACGTGGCCGAGGGCCACGCGAACTTTGTCGTGCGCGTGCGGGACAGCGCCCGGCTCGACTACGAGGCGGCCACCTACGTCCACTTTCAGATCCTCGCGCAGGAGCTCGGGCCCGCCACCAACCTGTCGATGCTGGTGAACGTCACCGTGTACCTGGCGGACGTCAACGACAACCCGCCCGTGTTCGAGCAGGCCGACTACATCGTCGACCTGCCCGAGAACATGACGGCGGGGACGCGCGTCGTCCAGGTGCACGCTACCGACGTCGACACGGCGCGGCTCGGGGGCCGCGTCCGCTACACGCAGATCCTAGGCCCGCACAACACCTCGCTCAACCTGGACCCGGCGTCCGGCGTGGTGACGGTGGCGCTCAACAACCACGGCTTCGACCGGGAGGCGATGCCCGAGTACCACCTGTACGTGGAGGCGCGGGACGACGACGGCATCGGCAACCGGGCGCAGGTGCCGCTCGTGATCCGGCTGATCGACGTGAACGACGAGACGCCCGCGTTCGAGAAGCCGCTGTACGAGTTCATCCTCGCGGCGGACCTGCGCAACTTCACCGTGCCCGCGTTCATCCGGGCGACGGACGGGGACGCGGAGGCACCGAACAACGAGGTGCGGTACGAGCTGATCTACGGCAACTACGAGAACAAGTTCTTCCTGCACCCGATCACGGGCGAGCTGAAGCTGAACGGGCCGCTCGTGCCGCGAACAGGCGGCGGAGGAGGTGGAGGCCAATCGGTCGGTGGGCTGCGCCGGCGCCGGCAGACAGGGGGCAGTGTGGCGTCCGGTGGTCCGCCCGCCACCGGGCAGAAGGAGTCGGACGTGTTCGTGCTGACGGCGCGCGCCTTCGATCTGGGCGTGCCGGTGCGCTACTCGACCGCCACGATTCGCGTGTATCCGCCGGAAAGCCGGACGCGCACGGTCACGTTCATTGTGCCCGGGTCGGACCCGGACCGGAAGAAGGTGCAGGACACGCTGGCGGACATCACGGGCGGGCGGGTCATCATTCAGGAGGTGCGCCCGTACCGTACCGGCGACGGGGGCATCCCGACCGACCTgatcggcggcggcggcggcggtggtagtggtggcggCGCCGAACGGTCCGTTGTGATCGCGACGATACTGTACGACGCGGACTCGGTGGTGGACATCGCGAAGATCCAGCAGCGCCTCTCGATCAACGGCACGGTCACCAACATCATCAGCCAGGAGGAGCGCAGTGCTGTAAGTGTggtgggcggtggtggtggcgatgtCACGACCACACCAGACTCATCCTTCTACTCTTATTCCACCCAGATTCTCTACAAGGCCGAAAACCGTGTCCTGTTCTGGCTGCTCATCTTTCTCGCGATCCTGCTAGCGCTCGGCATCCTcacgctgctgctctgctgcaTCTGTCCCCGGTGTCCGCTGAACGCTACCAACCGGTAAGTCTGCGGTCCGCACCCTCCCACCTCTTTGTTTGCCCCAAAAAGCTCCAccccttcctccccccccccccccacccgccTCTTGTGACTTGGTCTGCAGTAACCTTCACCACCCTGCCCAGTCTATCGCATACTGTCGCCACTCTTCGGGTTCGTGGCTGCACGCCTTGTGGAAGAGCTAGGATCCTCTACAGCTCTGTACTCTCTGTATCTCTTATCtcatatacacatacatacacatacacatcacTTCCACAGTACATCGGGAATGCCTTCCACATATACACTGCTAGATTGGGGCGTTCCCTCTTTGCATGACAGAGCGtgcgggtgtttttttttcttgttctttgcttttgttttgtgtgtttgtttgctttaggttttgttttttttttgttgttgtgttgctgtgtaTGTTGTTTCTGTGGGTTTTAGTAGACTGGTGagtttagtttgttttatgtttctgattttgttgttagttttttttatttgtttatagGTTTACTATTTTCCTTCGTAATATGTTTCATTATATGTTTTGTCTATATTGGCTGTAAGCTCCTTTCGagccatttgtttttttttgtatcgttttttttctatatttgtttttgttctctgGTATTTGTTTCCATAACTTCATGTGTCAGTACATTTGACTTACAGTAATAGTGAATAAACTCAAATTGTTTCACTTTTACGCTTATGTATTAAGATGATATAGACGATATTTCTGTGCTACATTTTCAACACTACCAATACTACCACATGtgcaactactactactaatactactactactgctctTAGTGTTACTGCTATCTATACCTCACTAATAATACAACTGACCTCACCGTATCACGTTAACTGCCAGGACGCTACTACTAACCTACTACCTCGTTGATTCGATCACAAACATGACATCAGGCTCACCGAAACCGAACagggttaaaaaaaatacaccctGTCCCATCATCCTACTCTTCCCCGAGCGGCTGTTTCCCTTCCAACAGTctttccccccacccccctccgcCAATGATTTGTCCCCCATAGCAGTTTTAGTCCACTCTACCGTCATCAATAGCGCCATCTTTCGCCATACAAAAGAAGTACAAAGTACAAACAAAGCCCAAACAACAACTTCCCGTTTTTAATAGAGCATCTCGGGCGGACATTGCGCTCATCTCAACTttccagcagcatcatcactgactaaaacaataatatgttatatttttcgcattctctctttctctctctttctctctctctctctctttctctctttttctatgTCTCTGTATCACTCTATTTTTCTATCACCGTCCTGAACCGAATGTACCCATCTCGATGTTATCGCTCTCTCCTCTATCTCCATCTTCATCTCGCAATCTCACCCCACTGTGTCTCTCTTACCCTCACTCTGTCTCTCTACCTGTCACCTGTCTCATTATCCAAACACCGTctcttggtttgtttttctcagCAAACGCATACTGCGCGTGAATAATATCGAAGATGATCTTGTTCATAGAAAGCAGGGACTTGGAAAGCAATCCAAATCTGTGCAGGTAGATTTCCTTGTTACCTTCAACCCCCTAGTAGCATTGCAGAGCTCACAGTCGTACACTGACCATCGCTCCTATCCTGcatttcctcccccccccttcaCTCCTCCTTGAAACACACCAGAAACCCTCACTATTTCCGTACCCGTAGCATCACTCTTAGTGTTCTCTCCCCTACCCCCTGCCCAGTTCGCACAGCACAGCGCACATCGAACAGCACACATACTGGCACACGAACGGGTACTATTACTGTTTCGGTTGGGAAAACGTTTTGAACTTTaacgcttttttttgcacaccacCAACAAGGGGACCATGTTCGCACGTTAGCACTTACCGTAACACTGAACCGACTCGACACGCAACTGTCATCTTGGCTCGATCTTGCGCGCTCGTTTACACCTTTCCTTACCACCTGTTTGCACGAGTTGTACATTTTCTGTTTGTTATTGCACACtgttttgtataattttgtgttgttttcatgCACACCTGTTTGAATGATTTGTTTGCTACAGTTTGCTTCACACTAAAAAGTGCTTACATAGTGTTACACAATTcatagtttttttgttcttgtttgtaTTGCCGTTTCCGAAAACTCACGCCAACAAAGCACTTGCACTAAATCGTGCAGATGACCGATTCACAGTACTAACGAACCGTGTAATAGCAAACGACAGCTGTCTGACTCATCGGTCCAAAAGCGACATCTACATGAATTTGCGCCAATGTGCATGCTTGTGCGCTGgctggtgtgtttttgttttgtttgttgttttggtttaattTCGTTCTTGCATCCCTAGATCCAGTCCCGCCCACCGTATCTACTAAATacagttgcttttttttccttattACCCTACCAATTTCCTTCCCGGTACCGTTTTAAAACTACACCTTCAAAATTAGCTTTACTGATGTGCCCGTTCTcactgtttgtttttacttttattttttccttcccttcctttttttcttcttctcgatcctttttttttctttcgataCTTTCGATTTCTTTTCTTCATCTCCCCCCtttgcatccattttctttcacacacactgtcATCGATCCAAACTCTTGCTTTTCCTCCCGCCATTCTCCCTGCTCACTCACTCCTGGCCAAACCGACCAAAACAATGACCGGGCCGCAAACGTttgcaaaataattatttgtgtgtttcgtttcgtttcctcctttttttcccccctgttttcgattttttttttaattcgattCCTAAACATTTCCTAAACAATTCCTGTCAATGTGTTCCGTCTTTTTCGCTCATTGTGCACTTGCAAATGGTACTGTTTACATgcaaaattatgcaaaattaTCTCACGAAAAAAATCTCACAAACCTCTACAATGgatatgaataaaataattaattttcaaaattttataaaaaaataaatacacacacacacacactctttaaaactcttaaaaaaacacacacacgcatttaTGCTGACCTTCCACGcccgccaaaaaaaaacaacaacaacaaccaaacaaacccaaaTGGCCTTTCATTCAATGTCGTCACCATCTGCCTCACATCCTGCCTCCAACACCAAAACCAAccaatcaaaaaaaaaaaaaaaaaaaccaccaacaACCATCACCAACAACCATCGCAGGTCGCCGAGTGGATGGGACGGCGAGAAGCCTGGTCAGCAGCGAATCGATCGACCGATTCCCGTACCAAGCCGACGCATTGGGAGTACCGAGGGCGGCGCGACATTGGCAAAGGCACACTAGCGGCGGCCGGGGACGACGGGGGGGACGACCGGGACGGTGAGCCGGACCAGCGCGGGGACGAGAGCGGCACCGACGGCAATGAGCGGAAGCGGGCGAACGATGGCGGGAAGCTAGAGAAGCATACGGTTAAAATTAGGTCAGTAACCAGGGAGGGCCGaaattggatttgtttttgtttttgttttgtttcggggTACACCacccccgcccccccccccctcgccaACCcgatttttctgttttactttttcctgCGCGAGATGGGGTGGAAAGCAGTTGAGCATCCATGTCCCCTTTTTCCATTCGAACATCCCACCCGTCCACATCCAGAAAGAGTTAGTGagagcaagcgacgaacctgccAACCGTTGTGTTGGAGCgagtttagctttttttttattttaatgtgcGGAACGTGTTGTTTCTAGTAGGCTTCAAGGAAAAGGCTACTGTTTGTGAAGATTTGAAAGGTCTCCAGGACCCGTTAGGCTTTAGTGTGCAAATTGTGCTGGCTTACTACTCAGCATGCTTGGACAGAACAACTGTAAAGAAACTACTGTAAAGCCTGTCTGACATCTCCTTCCCTTGCGTACTTCATTTCTAAACCCTCAACCTCCCCTTCCCTTCCCACCCTCCCTCTGCCTGTCCAGTATTTCAAGATTTGGAACATCCCACCCAAGATTTGGATGAAGCGTTTGTGTTAGCTTAGCTGGTGCCCGTACATAGTAGTGGTTTCGTAGTACTGTAGTAAAGGCGGATGGATGTAGTACgtagtagc from Anopheles coluzzii chromosome X, AcolN3, whole genome shotgun sequence includes:
- the LOC120950297 gene encoding cadherin-86C isoform X2, which encodes MTEQRPHRLARYVHCRSIVPSSINQSHIKMTRNGVTCAGAYSSTSGRRKRPDHTSPRIPLTLALLALAACWPEAAGLDPKFDPSTRMGLVLVPADATVGSVIYRLRASDEEFEYPLQFELVGDASSSTVQIETLPCTKFNSICQANVILTRRLEPGRYYDFQVSVKDTKGGMSVQSCSITATNFTTPHDVIFPHKAGIIMVPEDAKKGTELDYVLANKNPLFQKPVYLELWGSPLFGIRQKFISPETAEGTIFLLGQLDFEKQAMYHLTVLANDAYAEPGQDTRNIAGLEVVIIVEDVQDVPPVFTVAPPVTRLPAGLIPGDKVLQVHAEDGDKGVPREIRYGLVSEGNPFTSFFDINETSGEISLLRPLDDILALTHAGDPVLLTVIAEEVKVSRDEPPAMATTVQLAFFLPERSNSPPYFENDHYVARLDENAAPGTVLTFTDPYTPRVMDDDAGKNGVFSLTLLGNNGTFEISPNVAEGHANFVVRVRDSARLDYEAATYVHFQILAQELGPATNLSMLVNVTVYLADVNDNPPVFEQADYIVDLPENMTAGTRVVQVHATDVDTARLGGRVRYTQILGPHNTSLNLDPASGVVTVALNNHGFDREAMPEYHLYVEARDDDGIGNRAQVPLVIRLIDVNDETPAFEKPLYEFILAADLRNFTVPAFIRATDGDAEAPNNEVRYELIYGNYENKFFLHPITGELKLNGPLVPRTGGGGGGGQSVGGLRRRRQTGGSVASGGPPATGQKESDVFVLTARAFDLGVPVRYSTATIRVYPPESRTRTVTFIVPGSDPDRKKVQDTLADITGGRVIIQEVRPYRTGDGGIPTDLIGGGGGGGSGGGAERSVVIATILYDADSVVDIAKIQQRLSINGTVTNIISQEERSAVSVVGGGGGDVTTTPDSSFYSYSTQILYKAENRVLFWLLIFLAILLALGILTLLLCCICPRCPLNATNRKRILRVNNIEDDLVHRKQGLGKQSKSVQVAEWMGRREAWSAANRSTDSRTKPTHWEYRGRRDIGKGTLAAAGDDGGDDRDGEPDQRGDESGTDGNERKRANDGGKLEKHTVKIRSDMKSKSTKDDTHMHRSRTNLLNADRDMYVEDVDEHDPEYQSLKRIHHHHHHHHAGGGGGGGGGGGGGGGGGKPTTDDALPIDDDSMRRHEMDRGSDLNYERRGSFKRQGHALVADDIEPRDQYFIKDGNAEILRLITRGRNEEENIYVNIPQQQQAQQQQQRAGVAAQPNQPQYIMVDNGGKEILMRRYIEEQANGKQIIREHYQLLPGTTFIQTIPNEVPVRRGEHVTEVKIGAGAGRSKDPAADGDGDPGRLKPTVSTHSLMHQELEHSLKQQNALLRQILLEKEKLEERYNQYEQALETQSLPCQSMAVVVAATQTDCDTGTQTEPMRGGGGGGGGAGGFGASGGFGRRRTKSENDDSLSEDEYEYVRYSPPDSPDGVYLIKRRRHRKKTLKHRTGGKGGLGGGSGEYSGGESTGERKSNRRIIVVESVKRKIRTPIQEEEDELHHGRELRREGPGGGGHRRGGQETRTSILRRKRNEELSRNGKEPGKEQRLKRDVLMEISDSLHGPEQRGRRGGGNGGNGAPGADGRRKKVYRKNVKYYEDSDGSEKEVVVQKNYFSADSLDEMASDVEDYRYSVTKTSKSVTVSPKASVEQRVSRRDDKTETTTTRIRLTTSESPSRRQAAGTGGSGAMAGSQGPKGPAPKPPRLSKSVSKEEDLNEPGGGGGGGGGGGEGQQHGVNPKYMDWYYNLSKEGDSLEKRDGRKRDREPAGGTTLLTTTTTSSTTTITTGGSRRKGEGEPAAAAPAPPAKGKPEPAPRTSPPKEARLLKEDIQHARKVAQSQQQQQQQQQQQQQQQEAGGSHPLLQHSEHRFEAEYGTGPPVVPAPPDKLPHYLYPETPPIVSRDNKVQIKIVDQSAAATAAPGAKSNGAGGGGGGGTSTKNAKTLNVSTLEDDHDSGIAMNSLLHTKGKRNKIADKKSIFTIAYDDVRIRQIRSESDTPPFS